The Porphyrobacter sp. HT-58-2 genome has a window encoding:
- the uppS gene encoding polyprenyl diphosphate synthase: protein MDGNGRWAKKRGLPRAVGHQRGVEAVRRLVRSLEPTGLECLTLYAFSSENWKRSEDEVDDLMNLMRRFIKSDLPEFVANNVKLKIIGDWQSLAPDIVAMLEDALAQTAHGKQTLAVALNYGGQHEIARAAAKAAAAGEVSIETIAAHLDTHDLPPLDLLIRTSGEIRLSNFLLWQAAYAEMLFVDTLWPDFEPAHLTQALNDFARRERRYGGR from the coding sequence ATGGACGGCAATGGCCGCTGGGCCAAGAAGCGCGGACTGCCGCGCGCAGTCGGCCATCAGCGCGGGGTCGAGGCGGTGCGGCGGCTGGTGCGCAGCCTTGAGCCGACCGGGCTGGAATGCCTCACGCTTTACGCTTTCTCCTCCGAGAACTGGAAGCGATCCGAGGATGAAGTCGATGATCTGATGAACCTGATGCGCCGGTTCATCAAATCCGACCTGCCCGAATTCGTCGCCAACAATGTCAAGCTCAAGATCATCGGTGACTGGCAAAGCCTTGCACCCGATATCGTCGCCATGCTCGAAGATGCGCTGGCACAGACGGCGCATGGCAAGCAGACGCTGGCCGTGGCGCTCAATTATGGCGGCCAGCACGAGATCGCCCGCGCGGCGGCCAAGGCGGCAGCAGCAGGCGAGGTCTCGATCGAGACCATCGCAGCCCATCTCGACACCCATGATCTACCGCCGCTCGACCTGCTGATCCGCACCAGTGGGGAAATCCGCCTGTCGAATTTCCTGCTGTGGCAGGCGGCCTATGCCGAGATGCTGTTCGTCGATACGCTGTGGCCCGATTTCGAACCGGCGCATCTGACGCAGGCGCTTAATGACTTTGCCCGGAGGGAGCGGCGCTATGGCGGGCGGTGA
- the frr gene encoding ribosome recycling factor, whose translation MPQYDKADVERRMKGAVESLKSDLQGLRTGRANASLLDPVVVEVYGAMMPLNQVATVSAPEPRMLSVQVWDKSNLIAVEKGIAHANLGLNPIIDGQTLRLPIPDLTQERRKELAKLADQYGEKGKIAIRNVRRDAMESLKTDEKKKDISEDDRKRAEDEVQKLTDANVKDVDEAVAKKKQEILTQ comes from the coding sequence ATGCCGCAATATGACAAGGCCGATGTCGAGCGCCGGATGAAGGGCGCGGTGGAATCCTTGAAGAGCGATCTTCAGGGCCTGCGCACCGGGCGCGCGAATGCAAGCCTGCTCGATCCCGTGGTGGTCGAGGTTTACGGCGCGATGATGCCGCTCAATCAGGTCGCCACGGTCTCCGCGCCTGAACCCCGGATGCTGTCGGTGCAGGTGTGGGACAAGTCGAACCTGATCGCGGTCGAAAAGGGCATTGCTCATGCCAACCTCGGCCTCAATCCGATCATTGACGGCCAGACCCTGCGTCTGCCGATCCCCGATCTGACGCAGGAGCGCCGCAAGGAGCTGGCCAAGCTGGCCGACCAGTATGGCGAAAAGGGCAAGATCGCGATCCGCAACGTGCGGCGCGATGCGATGGAAAGCCTCAAGACCGACGAGAAGAAGAAGGACATCTCCGAGGATGACCGCAAGCGCGCCGAAGACGAGGTGCAGAAGCTGACCGACGCCAATGTAAAGGACGTCGATGAAGCTGTGGCCAAGAAGAAGCAGGAAATCCTGACGCAGTAA
- the pssA gene encoding CDP-diacylglycerol--serine O-phosphatidyltransferase: MSRTPRTHNGRPRGARKLPGARFFPARLGPKAAEDEEDSEAGVRGARGTIAGGLTLRAMLPNAITAAALCSGLTGIRFAIEGQWTFAIGLVVLAGVLDGIDGRIARLLNAQSRFGAELDSLADSLSFGVAPALILFMWSLKEWPSFGWFAALAFAICCALRLARFNARIDTEDQPHKSAGFLTGVPAPVGAGLAFTPLYLWHETGMELFRSPVVMALWLTLIAALMISNMATLSWASLRPRRSIRLGLIAFVALAFAALLLEPWWTLTAISAVYLALMPWGLIKYGRIKQRRRLEATAAASDPGDVQP, encoded by the coding sequence GCGCGCAAGCTTCCCGGAGCGCGTTTCTTTCCGGCCCGGCTTGGCCCCAAGGCAGCCGAGGACGAGGAAGACAGCGAGGCGGGTGTGCGCGGGGCGCGGGGGACAATTGCAGGCGGGCTGACGCTCCGGGCGATGTTGCCCAATGCGATCACGGCGGCGGCGCTGTGTTCTGGGCTGACCGGCATCCGCTTTGCAATCGAAGGGCAGTGGACCTTCGCTATTGGGCTGGTGGTGCTGGCAGGCGTGCTCGACGGGATCGACGGGCGAATTGCGCGGCTGCTCAACGCTCAGTCGCGCTTCGGCGCGGAGCTCGACTCGCTGGCCGATTCGCTGTCCTTCGGCGTGGCGCCCGCGCTGATCCTGTTCATGTGGTCGCTCAAGGAGTGGCCGAGTTTCGGCTGGTTTGCCGCGCTGGCCTTTGCGATCTGCTGCGCGCTCAGGCTGGCGCGCTTCAACGCGCGCATCGATACCGAGGATCAGCCGCACAAGTCCGCCGGATTTCTCACTGGTGTTCCGGCGCCGGTTGGTGCAGGGCTGGCCTTCACCCCGTTATACCTGTGGCATGAGACCGGCATGGAGCTGTTCCGTAGTCCGGTGGTTATGGCCCTGTGGCTAACCCTGATTGCGGCGCTGATGATTTCGAACATGGCAACGCTCAGTTGGGCCTCGCTGCGCCCGCGCCGTTCGATCCGGTTGGGGCTTATCGCTTTTGTGGCTCTCGCCTTTGCTGCCCTGCTGCTTGAGCCGTGGTGGACGCTCACGGCGATCAGCGCGGTCTATCTGGCGCTGATGCCCTGGGGACTGATCAAGTACGGGCGAATCAAGCAGCGGCGCAGGCTTGAAGCGACAGCGGCCGCATCTGACCCCGGCGACGTTCAGCCATAG
- the tsf gene encoding translation elongation factor Ts, with translation MADISVADVKKLRERTGAGMMDAKKALTEAGGDIEAAVDALRAKGLATAQKKSSRTAAEGLVGVLVEGTRGVAVEINSETDFVAKNDKFQDFVTKTTAVALALGTTDVEALKAAAYPDGGTVGEKLTDNVATIGENQQIRRIKAVSVSQGAVVAYIHNAAAEGLGKIGVLVALESDADADTLAALGKDIAQHAAAMFPQALDADGLDAEVIERERKIAAEKAAESGKPADVQAKMVEGAVKKFAKENALLSQIFVKDGKATVEEYIAKTAKDAGKSIKLVDYVRYQLGEGIEKEEVDFAAEVAAAVKG, from the coding sequence ATGGCCGATATTTCTGTCGCCGATGTGAAGAAGCTGCGCGAGCGCACGGGCGCTGGCATGATGGACGCCAAGAAGGCGCTGACCGAAGCGGGTGGCGACATCGAAGCCGCGGTTGACGCACTGCGCGCCAAGGGCCTCGCCACCGCCCAGAAGAAGTCGAGCCGCACCGCGGCCGAAGGCCTCGTCGGCGTTTTGGTCGAAGGCACCCGCGGCGTTGCTGTCGAGATCAACTCTGAGACCGACTTCGTCGCCAAGAACGACAAGTTCCAGGACTTCGTCACCAAGACGACCGCTGTTGCGCTTGCGCTCGGCACCACCGATGTCGAAGCGCTCAAGGCTGCTGCCTATCCCGATGGCGGCACCGTGGGCGAGAAGCTGACCGACAACGTCGCCACGATCGGTGAAAACCAGCAGATCCGCCGCATCAAGGCGGTTTCGGTGTCTCAGGGCGCCGTGGTTGCCTACATCCACAACGCCGCCGCTGAGGGCCTCGGCAAGATCGGCGTGCTGGTCGCGCTGGAATCGGATGCTGATGCGGACACGCTCGCGGCTCTGGGCAAGGACATCGCCCAGCACGCGGCGGCGATGTTCCCGCAGGCGCTGGACGCAGATGGTCTCGACGCTGAAGTGATCGAGCGCGAGCGCAAGATCGCCGCCGAAAAGGCTGCCGAAAGCGGCAAGCCTGCCGATGTGCAGGCCAAGATGGTCGAAGGCGCGGTCAAGAAGTTCGCCAAGGAAAACGCGCTGCTCAGCCAGATTTTCGTCAAGGATGGCAAGGCGACGGTGGAAGAATACATCGCCAAGACCGCCAAGGACGCAGGCAAGTCGATCAAGCTGGTCGACTATGTGCGCTATCAGCTTGGCGAAGGCATCGAGAAGGAAGAAGTCGATTTCGCCGCGGAAGTGGCGGCGGCCGTCAAGGGCTGA
- the rpsB gene encoding 30S ribosomal protein S2, protein MAAPVVTMQQLIEAGAHFGHQTHRWNPRMKPYIFGARNGVHIIDLSQTVPLFARALDFVEQTVRSGGKVLFVGTKRQAQEPIAEAARMSGQHFVNHRWLGGMLTNWKTISGSIRRLKSLEEMLSGDTSGFTKKEVLQLTREREKLELSLGGIRDMGGIPDVMFVIDANKEDLAIKEANVLGIPVIGILDTNVDPNGIAFPVPGNDDASRAVRLYCQAIGEAALAGKGKFQADVSSDFGAMAEPPAEAVVADEPAAEDAEA, encoded by the coding sequence ATGGCGGCACCTGTCGTCACCATGCAGCAATTGATCGAGGCCGGCGCTCACTTCGGCCACCAGACTCACCGCTGGAACCCGCGCATGAAGCCGTACATCTTCGGCGCGCGCAACGGCGTTCACATCATCGACCTGTCGCAGACCGTGCCGCTGTTCGCGCGCGCGCTCGACTTCGTCGAGCAGACCGTGCGTTCGGGCGGCAAGGTGCTGTTCGTCGGCACCAAGCGTCAGGCGCAGGAGCCGATCGCTGAAGCTGCGCGCATGTCGGGCCAGCACTTCGTCAACCATCGCTGGCTGGGCGGGATGCTCACCAACTGGAAGACGATTTCGGGTTCGATCCGCCGCTTGAAGAGCCTCGAGGAAATGCTTTCGGGCGACACCTCGGGCTTCACCAAGAAGGAAGTCCTCCAGCTTACCCGTGAGCGCGAGAAGCTGGAACTGTCGCTTGGCGGGATCCGCGACATGGGCGGGATTCCGGACGTGATGTTCGTGATCGACGCCAACAAGGAAGACCTGGCGATCAAGGAAGCCAACGTCCTCGGCATTCCGGTGATCGGCATTCTCGACACCAACGTCGACCCCAACGGCATCGCTTTCCCGGTTCCGGGCAATGACGATGCGAGCCGCGCCGTGCGCCTCTACTGTCAGGCGATTGGCGAAGCCGCGCTGGCCGGCAAGGGCAAGTTCCAGGCCGACGTGTCGAGCGACTTCGGCGCGATGGCCGAACCCCCGGCCGAAGCTGTCGTCGCTGACGAACCGGCCGCTGAAGACGCCGAAGCCTGA
- the pyrH gene encoding UMP kinase: MSLPTIKRVLLKLSGEVLMGGQQFGIDPEFVAELAKEVKAAKETGLEICLVIGGGNIFRGMAGAAKGMDRAQADYMGMLATVMNALAMQNALEQLGVQTRVQSAIEMDKVCEPVIRRRAERHLEKGRVVIFAAGVGAPYFTTDSGAALRAAEMRCDALLKGTSVDGVYDSDPKKNPAATRFETVTYDKVLADNLKVMDASAVALCRDNKIPIVVFSIREKGNLARVLAGEGVQTIVQDS; this comes from the coding sequence ATGTCCCTGCCGACAATCAAGCGCGTCCTCCTGAAACTCTCGGGCGAAGTGCTTATGGGAGGGCAGCAGTTCGGGATCGATCCCGAATTCGTCGCAGAGTTGGCGAAAGAGGTGAAGGCGGCCAAGGAAACCGGCCTCGAAATCTGCCTCGTCATCGGCGGCGGCAACATCTTCCGCGGCATGGCGGGGGCGGCCAAGGGGATGGACCGGGCGCAGGCCGATTACATGGGGATGCTGGCGACCGTGATGAATGCGCTCGCCATGCAGAACGCGCTGGAACAGCTCGGCGTGCAGACCCGCGTGCAATCCGCGATCGAGATGGACAAGGTGTGCGAGCCGGTGATCCGCCGCCGCGCAGAGCGCCATCTGGAAAAGGGCCGCGTGGTTATCTTCGCCGCCGGTGTCGGCGCGCCCTATTTCACCACGGATAGCGGCGCTGCGCTCAGGGCTGCGGAAATGCGCTGCGATGCGCTCCTGAAGGGCACCAGCGTCGATGGCGTCTATGACAGCGATCCCAAGAAGAACCCCGCAGCAACCCGTTTCGAAACCGTGACTTACGACAAGGTCCTCGCCGACAATCTGAAGGTGATGGACGCCTCGGCCGTGGCGCTGTGCCGCGACAACAAGATTCCGATCGTGGTCTTCTCGATCCGCGAGAAAGGCAACCTTGCCCGCGTGCTGGCAGGCGAGGGCGTCCAGACTATCGTCCAGGACAGCTAA
- a CDS encoding phosphatidate cytidylyltransferase, which yields MAGGEIGAGSASDLPIRLGSAVVMLVLAGGALWLGGWFWTGFVALLALGVLWEWNRLVSRFGLSGAGETLWFFGGVIYIGGAALAMLALRNGAQFLPVGGRSLGYGPIAVLIGYILPIIAVDAGAYFAGRAIGGPKIAPKISPSKTWAGLGGGALAAGLVGIGNELADFGPAAGSPGYDVATLALALLAGVIIAVLAQTGDFFESWMKRRAGVKDSGALIPGHGGLFDRLDGFLAVFFVLFVIALGLRLLG from the coding sequence ATGGCGGGCGGTGAAATAGGCGCGGGATCGGCGTCCGACCTGCCGATCCGGCTGGGCTCGGCGGTGGTCATGCTGGTGCTGGCCGGCGGGGCGCTGTGGCTGGGCGGCTGGTTCTGGACAGGGTTTGTTGCGCTTCTGGCGCTCGGCGTCTTGTGGGAATGGAATCGGTTGGTGAGCCGTTTCGGCCTTTCCGGGGCGGGCGAGACGCTGTGGTTCTTTGGTGGCGTGATCTATATCGGCGGGGCGGCGCTGGCGATGCTGGCGCTGCGCAATGGAGCGCAGTTTCTGCCCGTAGGCGGGCGAAGCCTGGGTTATGGACCGATTGCCGTGCTGATCGGCTATATTCTCCCGATCATCGCGGTCGATGCAGGTGCCTATTTCGCCGGACGCGCGATTGGTGGGCCGAAGATCGCACCGAAGATCAGCCCGTCCAAGACTTGGGCTGGGCTTGGCGGCGGGGCGCTCGCAGCGGGGCTTGTGGGCATCGGCAATGAACTTGCGGATTTCGGCCCGGCGGCTGGATCGCCGGGTTATGATGTGGCGACACTTGCACTGGCACTGCTCGCGGGCGTGATCATCGCAGTGCTCGCACAGACGGGCGATTTCTTCGAAAGCTGGATGAAACGACGCGCAGGTGTGAAGGATTCGGGCGCCCTCATTCCCGGCCATGGCGGGTTGTTTGATCGGCTTGACGGGTTCCTTGCGGTGTTCTTCGTGCTGTTTGTGATTGCCTTGGGCCTGCGTTTGCTGGGATGA